Proteins encoded together in one Bombus pascuorum chromosome 16, iyBomPasc1.1, whole genome shotgun sequence window:
- the LOC132915159 gene encoding dynein beta chain, ciliary-like yields MLELYSKVEDRTPFVTVALQECERMNLLCEELRRSLQELELGLKGELTINPEMEDLQNYIMMDAVPPSWTKRTYPSELGLNSWFTDMLYRINELSNWTADFNVNMYLFFIIIVTFIIV; encoded by the exons ATGCTAGAACTTTATAGCAAG GTGGAAGATCGTACACCATTTGTCACAGTAGCTTTACAAGAGTGCGAACGAATGAATCTACTGTGTGAAGAACTTAGAAGATCCCTGCAAGAATTAGAATTAGGCTTAAAA GGAGAATTAACTATTAATCCTGAGATGGaagatctacaaaattatataatgatgGATGCTGTTCCGCCGTCTTGGACAAAAAGAACTTACCCTTCAGAATTAGGATTAAACAGTTGGTTCACGGATATGTTGTatcgaataaatgaattatctAATTGGACTGCAGATTTTAACGTAAACAtgtacttattttttattattattgtaacttttattattgtataa